In the genome of Impatiens glandulifera chromosome 6, dImpGla2.1, whole genome shotgun sequence, the window TCGCCAACTCTACTTCCTTCTTTCGCAATAGTATTATCATCTTATCATTCTCAatcttcaacttcttcttttctatcttctcctcctccatctcCATTTCCTTCTTCATGATATATTTCATCCATTTCAACCTTCCTTTCTCCAATTCCAATCCTTCTTCTTCAAATTTCAACCTCTCTTGTTCCAACTCCATTAGCCTCCCCATCATCCACTTCCTCTTCTCCCATATACTCTTCGTCCCATCCTCGATCAACTCCGTCATCTCTTCCCTCAACTTCTTGCGTTTTCTCGTCAACTCTTCGCATTCATCGAGATCATTATCCGAACCAACAATACTATTCATATTGCTACAATCATTATGATAACCACGCATTTCTCGATAGAACAAATGCTTGGAACTCAATAGTTTTTTCACTTCCACCTTCATTTTCGGCGATAAGTTATCAATTTTCTCTAACAAACATCGATTCTCAACGACTCTAAAAGCAACTTCCTTTCCCAATATATCATTCACCCTCTTGTATCtcttatttaaatcattaaactTATCCTCACATTGCTGAGGAGAAACCCTAAACCCTTTTTCCATCATCACCTTCGAAACCGATTTCCATTTCCCCTTCTTAGTAACCGACTCCTCAGTAACTGCCTCATCACCATTGGAACAAACAACCGTTATTAACAATCTTACCATAGAATCAGTCCATTTCATCCTATGCCATTGGGAATTAGTACTTCCGTTGTTATTGTTATTGCTAAACACCGAATCATTCTCTTCAATGTTGAGATTGAAGGGCTTGGAGGTAATTATCATACCCTTGGAGATAACAGTTTGTGGGTTTTGATGTTGTGATGAAtgggaagatgaagaagaagggtGGTGAAGTGACGGTTCTAGCCCTAGAATACCTttgttcattttcttttctgaagtaattctagagagagagtattGATAAAGATATATATTGCTAAATTTTTCATGTTGATGATACagtggtatatatatatatatatatatatatatatatatatatatatatatatatatatatatatatatatatatatatatatatatatatatatatatatgtgtacaGTAATATTATTGTGTGGTTTTAGATACATTGAGCTGAGCCAATGGTTTTTATTTAGCCTgtttatattagattatttgaatttttctaaataatctaatattctattatatatcattttatttataagatttatttaatttattaataaaataattaacatactGTACTTTAACCTATCAAATCAAACGACAATATAAATggatattatttgtttttgtaaagtaaatattttaatcaatattgtttttttaaaatataattatattatttagtaatattttttatactaataaGTAATTGATTATAAACTATGTTGGATGGAATATGAATTacatatatatgacaaaataaaaaacaggttttaaataatttgtaagtattttcttttctctttttcataaatcataaataaaacgCCCACAGTTTTTTCatacaaaagaaaacaagaaaaCCATTGTTTTGCTTTCTCTCTCTCACACTAGCTAGGGGGATGAAGGATGACAGGGCGCGTCCACAGGTTTCATGAAAAACTATTGTCTCTGAATTTACTTTATTTGGTTTTATACCCAAATGTCATTTACTTTAAAGTCACATGTCATTTATGTTTTGgaaatatatgttataaaagTTCTCATAGGTGTTGagtttagttatttgttttgttaatgTGATATGTTTACACATGGGATGAGAACTGAGAAGGAGTAAATGcatgttaaaataaatgatagagATTTTGAGTTCAATCAAATGAGTTCAATGAAACAAGTTTCAATTTTGATCTTACACATAGTGAACCTGTTTGAGAGAGTAAAAcgattaatattaaaaattataataaaacccataaaagaaaataagaggAGATGGAATTTTTGTAGGTA includes:
- the LOC124943632 gene encoding uncharacterized protein LOC124943632 is translated as MNKGILGLEPSLHHPSSSSSHSSQHQNPQTVISKGMIITSKPFNLNIEENDSVFSNNNNNGSTNSQWHRMKWTDSMVRLLITVVCSNGDEAVTEESVTKKGKWKSVSKVMMEKGFRVSPQQCEDKFNDLNKRYKRVNDILGKEVAFRVVENRCLLEKIDNLSPKMKVEVKKLLSSKHLFYREMRGYHNDCSNMNSIVGSDNDLDECEELTRKRKKLREEMTELIEDGTKSIWEKRKWMMGRLMELEQERLKFEEEGLELEKGRLKWMKYIMKKEMEMEEEKIEKKKLKIENDKMIILLRKKEVELAIQHYKLG